Proteins found in one Chaetodon auriga isolate fChaAug3 chromosome 12, fChaAug3.hap1, whole genome shotgun sequence genomic segment:
- the LOC143328949 gene encoding protein lifeguard 1 has translation MSDAADRLISKETQDPPGYDVSSPPPPPPPSYHQQQPPPYSAAPAMYPPPKVEITTSGYESFRDICPEAASETTPLTASSSFDDKAVRRGFVRKVFSILTLQLLFTFSVVCVFTFSSVVKDAVQTNLWAYLSSFIVFAVVAIALSCSKSFSRRHPWNIVGLVVVTLSLSYMVGTIASFHDTTAVVITMGVTLAISVAIIAFSAQTRYDFTICYGVLLILAVDVIMFGFFCTFYYSYITDVAYGCLGALLYSLFLMIDCQLLMGMMSYRLDPEEYITAALTIYLDIVLIFLYLLGRR, from the exons ATGTCAGACGCAGCAGACCGCCTCATATCCAAAGAGACACAGGACCCTCCTGGTTATGATGTgtcctcaccaccaccaccaccaccaccgtcataccaccaacaacaacctcCACCCTACTCTGCAGCCCCGGCAATGTACCCTCCACCCAAAGTCGAAATAACTACGTCTGGGTACGAGTCTTTCCGTGACATCTGCCCAGAGGCCGCGTCAGAAACAACTCCACTCACAGCTTCATCTTCTTTTGATGACAAGGCAGTGAGAAGAGGGTTTGTTAGAAAG GTGTTCAGCATCCTGActctccagctgctgttcaccttcagcgtggtgtgtgtgttcaccttcTCCAGCGTGGTCAAAGACGCAGTGCAGACCAACCTGTGGGCCTACCTCAGCTCCTTCATCGTCTTCGCCGTGGTGGCCATCGCCCTCAGCTGCTCCAAGTCCTTCAGTCGGCGTCACCCCTGGAACATCGTGGGACTG GTTGTGGTCACCCTCAGCTTGTCATACATGGTGGGAACCATCGCCTCCTTCCACGACACCACCGCTGTTGTCATCACTATGGGAGTGACGTTGGCCATTTCTGTGGCCATCATTGCGTTCTCCGCTCAG ACTCGTTATGATTTCACTATTTGTTACGGTGTCCTGCTGATTCTGGCCGTGGATGTGATCATGTTCGGGTTCTTCTGCACCTTCTACTACTCCTACATCACCGACGTCGCCTATGGATGTCTGGGCGCTCTGCTGTATTCACTG ttcCTGATGATCGACTGTCAGCTGCTGATGGGGATGATGAGCTACCGTCTGGACCCAGAGGAATACATCACCGCCGCTCTCACCATCTACCTGGACATCGTCCTGATCTTCCTCTACCTGCTGGGGAGGAGGTGA